atactatataataattAACTAGGAAtaagacccgcgcgcgttgccGCGCTTACGTCGcaaacatcgaatggattagtccaaacgtcaTGTGATGCGTTAATCATATGAAAACGCGTGCTTCGACATttccgattgaactcaatgtaacctatataagcattgtgattggatcaaaacataaagtaaatcaaatttataccgtaCAATCAAAAGatattatatgtgacccgactcatacatagaaaacgtaacacATGTAACGGAAAAGTTGACACGTATAATTAAAAGAGATTAATTGgagcttttgaaaaaaaaaaacggaaaAAAAGAAACTTTGATTTGACTCCACTCGATTcgaaacaaattttacaaaacattcataaaataagcacgaaaacatattatatttgacctgactcgtttcccAAAATAGTTTACGTTAAAAGATacaccaacttgaatttataccgaaacgtacataaaaatatgtacCTAAAAATGGTTTTCTTATaggaaaacgtattatatttgacctagcTCGTTTtcaaaaaaagtttacgtcgaaacgtagagcaAATTGAATTCATACCAacacatacataaaaaatattttcttttaagTAAAGGAGGTACAGgggtaaactcgaaacaaattattaATAAAAAGCTTAATAGGTTAAATACGTTCGTAAAATCATGCCAAGTAGCACTAATGTCGCACCATTGTCAGCAACCACCAACATcagaaaagctcgtaaaaataaaataaataaaaaaggaatAAATAACATCCAACGAAAAACAGACGTAAAATtgttgaaccacgcacacccaTTGCGTCATGTTAATACAAAAGTTAGACGTAATGTAAAATGTAGAAaggaataactaagtcgatctggGACCTCCGCGTTGCGATAAACTTgtcaaacggagaaaaatagacgcgttgcgaCGGGGCCTGTCAAACTAAAAAAAATAGACGAAAAACATTGAACCCCCATGCACGTTGCGACGTGTGGACTCGCAATAAAACGAAAAACTCGTGAAAGATAAAAGTATGAGGCACTAAAGTTGAACAGAAAAAAGTATTTgtgttaaattgtaaaagattaaaagttttaaggttaaaagtaaaaaaattcaTAAAGTttaaaatgtaaaagataaaaaacTTGTAGATTGAAAGTgaaaaattaagtttttttttgggAAACACCCTATGCATAGGGTACAACCACATAAAGCAACAatatgttgcttatttatagtgtgGTAATATAGAATGGAATAACAGCCATAATATAACTAATAATCATGATTATGAATATAatatatagggtgggagttggctacaaagtccatttttcctacaaagtgtacaaagtcataaaacaccataatgtaaaccataaaacacactcaaaacccacataTAACATAGTGGGggttactaaaacaccatatttgtgggttttgtgttgtgttttgaatgATAAGGCTATGATTAttgaatgactaacattagtgtgttttatgttgattatcatattGGGTTTTATACTCATAGTtgtacgatggtgtgtttgacgTTTTTAAGAatggttagggtttggatattgtgttttaggtgttgtttgttttttgaagAAAAGTGCTTCTTgccacttatgtctgcgtcgcgcagagCTTTGGAtcctgcagcttgtttgttttcttgaagaGCTTCTCACCCAAAACCTCTTCCCCACCTCTTCCCCAAGCAGACATGAACCCAAGTCTTCAAACCTCTTCTCTTTGCCATAAACTTTCTCTGCAACTTTATCTCACCAAACACACACTCAAATGAAACGCAGGACCTTATCTTCTTCATCTTCCTTGAAGAAACCCTAAACACAATACACAATTTATGTTTGAATCCTCCAAATACTCACATCCGACACCCTCTCTTATCCTCTCGTTTTCAAGTCTGGTGACACCCTCTCTTATCCTCTCGTTTTCAAGTCTGGTGGACCACAGGGAGGAGCCGGCGGCGGCCGGCGAGCCTCTCCGACGACCACTCCGGTCGACATGCTTCGACAAACCCTGCTTCTTTCTAATGATGACACAGAATGACGGTGGGGACGAGAATGATAGATGAAGATGACGGGGAGGTgccgatgatgaagatgatgtgtAGATCGACGACGGTAGCACCGCCGttagcggcggcggtggtggatTTGAACGGCGCCCCTTCCCCTCTCGTTTGACCGGTGATGGTGACATGAATGGTGAAGATGAATGATGACGGTGGTGGTTTATTCTCTGACGAATCTCACCGGTAAAACCCCGTCTCCTTTATTTTGCTTTCTTCTCTTTGTTTCTGAAGATTGATAAAGTTGAGGATAGTGTTTGAcgatgttgttgatgatgatctgaTGTAATGAAGGTGTAGAAGGTTGCAGCTGCTgattgtagagagagagtagagagagagggttgaggcagagagagagagagaagtgtgtgtgttgtgtgtgtgaaaagtgGTTTTGTAgaaggaaaaaaaaacaaaccctcttctccttgcagactgcagacatttggtccatttcttctcctgcagatgcctgcagatgtggtccgcagactgcagaccttttcctgcagaaaaaacaaacaacaccttagtgatcttcactatgttatttgtgggtttagagtgtgttttatggctgaaattgtggtgttttaagACTTTGTAGGAAAAATTAACTTTGTAGCTAAATTCCACCCTATAATATAATATTGATATTGTAAATATGAAAGTAAACAAACAAATTAATTGCAATTATGATAATAATACTAACAATAATAGTATTCAGATTTAGTAGTAAATATTTCTATTGTGTATAATTGCACTAATTATAATTgtaataatataatttttttttaaattgcaaaactatatttttaatttatcGTCGTTGTTCTCAACTATCGATAAAGGAGAACGATTGGTAGCTATCCTGTATATAAAAATATATCAAAAGACATAAGTTCAAGTTTTAGGAATATAAACCCATCGGTGACCATTGTCTTTTAGAAGACAAGGTATAAGGAGAATGTAACAATCTTGTAAGCACTACTATTTTCTGAAGCGTTTATGAGCCCACGTGACATCCTATGGAGGGGAGGGAAAGGGGGTGTGTCCGAACTAACGCTGTGTTCCCGAGTTAAGTTAAGGGGagaaaagaatggattctctcattttctttttttttctctccatttctttccaaattggaaagattAAGTTTAGGCAAAAAACATCTCATTTTCCCTTCTCTTCTCTCCTttaatgaaactctggaacacaactAAAAATTTTTTACTTCCAAATCTTTTCTTTTCTCTCATTTAATCAAACTCAGGAACACAGTGTAAAGGAGAAAGGAAGGGAAAGGACGGTGGTGTTCGTCTAGATTAGAATGGACAATGCCAATATAAAGCAAAGAGTGCGTGTCTCTTAGCACCCGAAAACAATGCTCTTGTAAATATAAATAAATCTTACagttaggccatgtgtagtcataaagcccctttgtgggcgttatgcgacacgtgtcgtgccacgtcacacaggggctttatgaggCGTTATGTCACTaaagcccgtagtcataaagcccctacctcatcattactcaattaattaattttcgttttttaaattaatttctatttataaaattaaaaaccatttcattaaataaaaaaaaagattacaataaaataaaaaaaaaacgttaaaataaaataaataaaaaaacttacactaaattaaaataattaacTCAAATTTTGGTGGAAAACCAGAGCCcataaaaacaaaacacaaaaccAGCCCAAAACCAACCCAAAGCCCataaattaaaaaccctaaaatccCTCTTCTTCCTTGTCTTCCTTCTTCTTCCATATATACCTGCAACAcaaaattaaaaaccctaaaaacagaGCATTAAATATATGAGGGGGAaaccagaaaataaaaaaataaaaataaaaaaaaagacacACATCACGCCGCTATATTAATCGCGCCACACCCCCATTTTCGTTTGATAGCGCCCACCGTTTCGGTGTGGATGGCGCCATGGCGGCGCCATGAGTGGGCATACCGCCCCACTACGTATGCtcttaaatgtcattttagttcatgtggggccattttgacagtttagtccaaatatttgaaacattgtcattttagtccagaTAGTTTCAAacgttaccattttagtccactggttTAACTTCATCCCtttattctgttaactagaaggtcAAGTcaaccatataaaatgatcgaattacccttctagctaacagaaaaaatagacggagttaacctagtggactaaaatgacaatgcttgaaactatttgaactaaaatgacaatatTTCAAACATTTGAACTAAATTgacaaaataacccaaaccacagAAACTAAAATCACATTTAACTCTTAATATAAGTTTAAAATTTCTTATGTAAGAAAAGAAACAATAAAAATAGAatgaaaaaaatcaaaacaaagcATTTTCTCATTTCCATATAAAATATTAGGGCCGACATAACGTGTCAACCcgatctgttaagacacgaacacgataagacacgaaccCAAAACAcgtaaacacgaacacgacacgaaatcttGTCGTGTCAGATTTTcgaaacacgaacacgaacctgtTAATAAACAAGTTACATGATATGACATGTTAAGACACGAAAAAATTACGGACGTATCATACTATCATATgacctgtttaagacacgaacacgacctaTTTAAGATACGAACACTACCGAATTGGGGAAGCTGTGAACCGAATTGGGAATGGTGGTGTTTCTGAGAGAGATTTAAAAAATTGAATTTGGATTGCGGAAAAAGAACCGTGTGTATGTGTATAATTCATCCCAGGTCCCACGATTAATGACCCCATGTCCACATCCACATataatgtttttaaatttttaattattaacatgtacttaacgggtcttaacaggttaacggattttaacctgtttagacacgaaacctgataaggtcttatcgtgtcgacctgttttagacacgaaacctgttaaggcCAAACTCGAAACATGATAACTTCGTGTAAGTTCGTGTCATATTATCGTGTTCGTGTCGGAATTGCCAACCATGTAAAacataagagcattcacatccaaataactaaattatgtgagtggtgtttttaaaatataaagaatataaaaagtggttgtgagtggaggagagagaaaatgttactgtacATCTGTATATTTGGGAGAACACTGTTCACcgtctataattttttaatatattttgaaagtggttgcgagtaggagagagaaaagataatgataaagatataaaaaaattatttaatccaaaagaagagagaaaatatagtgtttttttagtgtaatttagggtgaaaatatggtggATTAAACGTGAATGCTCTAAATCCGCTCCTAGTAAAAGGATATTCATATTCCCTTTTACCACAAAAAAGACATAACAAGTTACAAGTGTTTTgtctcttcatcttcatcttccccaTGTCTACCAAACGATCCCACCTCCGATTCCGACTCACTTCCAATCATCGCCTCAACTCATACCTCTTCCTCTTCACCCTACTCTCTCTCATCCTCTTTCTCGCTCTAAAACCCACCCACCACTCCACCCCCAAACCCCTTCCAAACACCACCATATCCACAACTCACAACCTCCCATCCATTCCCAAATTCGCCTACTTCATCACCGGCACTAGAGGCGACGGTGCTCGCGTGGACCGGCTGCTGCGGGCGGTGTACCACCGGAGAAATTATTACTTGTTGCATCTGGATCTGGAAGCTTCTGATGCAGAGAGAGTTGATCTGGTTAAGAGTGTTGGGCAGTTGGAGAATGTGATGGTTGTTGGGAAGGCTAATTTGGTAACTTCCAAAGGGCCGACAATGATCGCGTGTTTGTTGCATGCTGTTGCTGTTTTGTTGAAGCAAGGCAAGGATTGGGATTGGTTTATTAATTTGAGTGCTTCCGATTATCCGCTTATGCCTCAAGATggttagttagttttatttgttACTTGTTTTTAGTTTTCATTGCAGTTTTTTTGGGATATTATAAGTTAGGTTGTGTATCATTAAAGTTTTATATGTTGTACATGTCCTTGTAAGATGATTGTTCATTATTAAGTAGTTATCCATATGtgtaaggggttgtttggcatcttctgaatggttaagtgccgAACCAgaaagatgtctgaaccattaagagccagtataatgtttaaccgttcagaggcaaggCTTTAACCAtttagactcagtataatgcttaaccattcagaggcaaatgtctgaaccattcagacatctgcttgcgaaacaaacagtctgaaccattaaggtagcgttcgtttcatggaatggaatggaatggaattagaaagtttttctttgtaaaattgatcttggttgggggagggaggaatttgaaatcccatgaatttctttaatcaatgaaatttgtgactatttcaacattccttagaaatccttcactcaaatgaaggaatggaatggaatgttgaaatagtcacaaatttcattgattaaagaaattcatgggatttcaaattcctccctcccccaaccaagatcaattttacaaagaaaaacttcctaattccattccattccattccatgaaacgaacgctacctaagtgctgaaccagtaagaggtctgaatcattaagagctaaacaaagaGCCCCTAATACTGTAATGTGTCTACTAATTTAAATTAAAGTAAAGGAAAATGTGAGAACAACTTGTACACTGGATTTGGGAGATAGGAAGCTAGACGGTTGCGCGATTACATAACTGTTTTATGTGTCACAAATAAAACAATAGTTACATGTATTTACGCGGTTTAGATGGTTCTCTTCTTAAAATTGGTTGTATATTGATTATTGAATGGCCTTTTCTTTTACCCACGCGTATATAGATAGATATTTATGTATCTTTATTGATTAATTTCCCGTAAATTCTATTAATAGTTTAATATCTTGAACCTTTCTTTTTATCATGAATGGATTCACAACCATTGTGATTTCTAGTCAAACTTGACTATATGGAGGTGTTTGGATTCGAGTTTAACTGTTTTGAGTGATAATGCGATTTTGAAGAATCGGTGTGTTTAAGATCATTGATTGTAAGAAAATGGGCTGTAGAAGATAGTGATTGAATGTGATTTTGTTGTTTGAAGTTGTAATGATATGTTGTTCGAGTGTTTGGCAAATTTGTATCATCTAAGAAAGGTTGGACAAAAAGTGACGCTTGTAAAAAGTGGAGATACACGAGAGTAAAAGGTTTTCAAGTTAGGTCCTTAAACAAGGGTAATTAGCCACTTTATGTTGCCTTTTGGGTGTGTATGAAGTTGAATATccaaacaacaacaaaaaaatcaaataatCGGTTTTGATTTGCTAACTAAATTCCTCCCCAAAAACATATGCTACATTGCGTTAGCCTTATATGTTCTCCATAGGTTGTGCCTTTTTTTACCCATATGCATAAAGTGATAAAGACCATATAAGTTTTGTAACATTATTAAGCTGATTCTTCTTGTATTTTTTTCCCTCTTATTTTTCAGATATTCTCCACATTTTCTCCTACTTGCCACGTGATTTAAACTTTCTTGAGCACACAACCAACATCGGCTGGAAAGAGTGGGTTTACAGTTGATACTTGATCCATCACTTTGATACGCTGCATAAAACAACAACGATAATTTCAATTTACCAACTTCTAACTTTTGCAGGTTTCAAAGGGCTAGACCAATTATCATTGATCCCGGTTTGTACCATTCAAAAAAATCTGGCGTATTCTGGGCCAAAGAGAAACGATCAATGCCCGCTTCATTCAAGCTGTTCATGGGTATTATGATAACTTATCTTCATTCTGTTTGTGTTGGCTCTATATATCAATAAGCTAATATTAATTGTAATAACATTATTTatgattattttttatattttgttcaACAGGTTCTGCGTGGGTTGTGCTAACCCGACCCTTTTTAGAGTTTTGTGTATGGGGATGGGACAATCTTCCTCGTACGCTTCTAATGTATTACACGAACTTCTTGTCATCACCCGAGGGCTACTTCCACACCGTTATATGCAACCATAAAGATTACCAAAACACAACCGTCAACCACGATATGCACTACATTAAATGGGACAACCCGCCAAAGCAGTACCCTGTAAATCTCACGATACAACACTTCCCTGACATGCTCGAGAGTGGGGCCCCCTTTGCCCATTCTTTTTCTAAAGATGATCCGGTTCTTGACAAAATCGACACAGAGCTTTTGGGAAGGAGATCAGACCAAAGCAGTGTCATTTTTGGGAAGATAGATGTTGTTAGACCAACTTTGAGTTCAAAGAGACTTGAGAAACTTATAGCTGATCTTTTAAGTACCCAAAATTTCAGGCCTAGACAATGCAAGTAAATATGGTTTATAAAGGCATTGTAACTGTCTTTATTATTGATTCACTGCTGTAATTGTgttaacatttttttttgttttttgttgaatTTTATAAATTAATGGAGTAAATATGATTACGGAAATTTTGTTGTTTAATATTAGTAtacattttaattaaaataaaacaa
The Helianthus annuus cultivar XRQ/B chromosome 6, HanXRQr2.0-SUNRISE, whole genome shotgun sequence genome window above contains:
- the LOC110865345 gene encoding beta-glucuronosyltransferase GlcAT14C; this encodes MSTKRSHLRFRLTSNHRLNSYLFLFTLLSLILFLALKPTHHSTPKPLPNTTISTTHNLPSIPKFAYFITGTRGDGARVDRLLRAVYHRRNYYLLHLDLEASDAERVDLVKSVGQLENVMVVGKANLVTSKGPTMIACLLHAVAVLLKQGKDWDWFINLSASDYPLMPQDDILHIFSYLPRDLNFLEHTTNIGWKEFQRARPIIIDPGLYHSKKSGVFWAKEKRSMPASFKLFMGSAWVVLTRPFLEFCVWGWDNLPRTLLMYYTNFLSSPEGYFHTVICNHKDYQNTTVNHDMHYIKWDNPPKQYPVNLTIQHFPDMLESGAPFAHSFSKDDPVLDKIDTELLGRRSDQSSVIFGKIDVVRPTLSSKRLEKLIADLLSTQNFRPRQCK